The DNA region GCCCTGCATGACCTTCATGGCGTCAGGCGAGTTCAGAATTTCAGCGCCACCGAGGTCGAGAAGCTGCGGCTCGATGCGCTCGATCAGGTAAGCCACATCGTGCAGTTCCGAAACGATGCGCATCAGGATGTCGCTCAGCGCTTCGACAGGCGCGGGCGGCTCCATCACCGGAGTAAATGTCATATCAAAATCCTCGCCATCAAAAAAATTCGATGCTGGTTTCGGCGGGCTTCTGCGGAGCGGCGGGACGCTGCTCGAGAGCGACGGTTCTCTGCGTTTCGGCGCCGGTCAAAGGGTATTGCCGGGCCCGACCGGAGACCGGCCAATATTCGAGCTTGCGCCCATGCTCTCCGCCTGTGGAGGAGCCGACCACCGGAATGCCTTCATCCCTCAGGAACTGCATGGCGAAGGCCGCATTCTGCTCCCCGACGTTGGAGAAAGTCGAGATCGTCTTGGCGCCGCCGAAGATCTTTGCCTCCAGCCGGTCGCGCCGGGCGCCCTGCTTCAGGAGACCGTTGATCAGCAATTCCATCAGATGCACGCCGTAACGTGTGGCATCGCCGCCTGATGTCGGCGACGTCGCCGAGCCGGGCAACAGAAAGTGGTTCATGCCGCCGACACCGGCGACCGGATCTCTGAGGCACGCAGCCACGCACGAGCCGAGAATGGTCGAGAGAACCGCATTCGGATCGCTCAGAACCTTGTACTCGCCTTGAATGATGTGCACGCGGCGGGCTGCCCCCTCAATGATCATTTCAGAGCTCCAAACACGGCTTCGATAGCAGCTTTCATCTTCTCGATCGTGAATGGCTTGGCGAGCACGTTGTTGGCACCGAGCTGGGCCGCTTTCTGCACCAGCGCGCGATCGCCCTGGGCGGTGAGGATGATGAAGGCCGCCTTCTTGGTGTTCGGGTTGGTGCGCACGGCCTGAAGGAAGCCGATGCCATCCATCTTCGGCATGTTGAAATCAGAGATCACCAGGTGGTGCGGCTGCTCGGTCATGATCTTCATGCCCTGCTCGCCGTCGCCTGCGGATGTGATCTGCTTGAAGCCGAGCTGGGTCAGCGCGTCGCTGAGCAGCAACCGGCTCGTTACCTGATCATCGACGATCAGAACTTTGATTTTCTCCGCGATCGACATTTATTCGGTCCCTTCCTTTCGGGCGGCTGTCAATTTCAATATTTCTTCACCGATGGCAGTCAGTGGCAGCTGCTGCTCGACGGCGCCAAGTTCGTGAGCAACCCTTGGCATTCCGTAAACGACGCAGGTTTTTTCGTTCTGGCCGAGCGTTCTGGCGCCCGCGTGGCGCATTTTCAACAATCCGGCGGCGCCATCGCGGCCCATTCCGGTCAGAATCACGCCGACGGCATTGCGGCCTGCGAGTTCCGCGACCGAATCAAAGAGCACGTCCACGGACGGGCGGTGACCGTTGACGGGCGCCCGATCGACGAGACGGCAGCACGGCGCGGAGCCGCCGCTGACCTGAAGATGACGTTCGCCGCCCGGCGCCAGATAGATCTTGCCGATCTCGAGACGGGCGCCGTCGGTCGCTTCCTGCACCACCGGCGCGCAGAGACGGTTCAGCCGCTCGGCGAAGCTCTTGGTGAAAGTCGGCGGCATATGCTGAGTGATGACGGTCGGTGGGCAGTTTGCCGGGAATTTCTGCAGCACGGCGATCAGCGCCTCGACGCCGCCGGTCGACGAGCCGATCGCGACGATCTTGCGGCCGACGCGAAAATCGGCGACGGAGGGCGGGGGCGCGACGGCGGCGGTCGGTTGGGAGAACTGACGCTGCGTGCGCGCGGCCGCCTTGACCTTCTCGGCGAGATCGCCGAAGGGCCTGGGTTCGCCGGGACCTGGCTTGCCGACGCAATCGAAGGCACCGATCTCAAGCGCCGCAAGCGTCGCTTCGGCACCGCGATGCGTCATCGTCGAGACCATGATCACCGGCATCGGCCGCAGGGTCATGATCTTTTCAAGGAAATCGAGGCCGTTCATGTTCGGCATCTCAATGTCGAGCGTCACGACGTCGGGATTCAGCCGCTTGATTGCCTCCCGCGCTTCCAGCGCGTCGCCGGCCTGGCCGATGACGCTCACTTCCGGGTCGGAGCTCAGCACCGCGGTAATCAAACCCCGCATCGTCGGCGAGTCATCAACAACGAGAACTCTGGCCGGAGCGCTCATGCCTTCCTCCCGAGACCCTTGGTCGTGTAGCGATAGGTCGTGATGCCGATATTGTCGAAGACGTGCTTCGCCTCACCGGAGACGCGCTCGGAATGGCCGATATAGAGATGGCCGCCTTCCGGCAGCAGGCCGGCAAAACGCTGCCAGATCTTCATCTGCGTCGGCTCGTCGAAATAGATGACGACGTTGCGGCAGAAGATGACGTCGAACTTGCCCTTGAACGGCCATTGCGCCATCAGGTTCAGCTCATTGTAGGTGATCAGCCGCTTGACGCGGTCGTCGACCTGGAACTTGCGCCGGCCCTGCACCTCGACTTCGCTGAACCATTGCTTGCGCATGGCGGGTGAAACGGTTTCGAGCGCGCTCTCGTCGTAGGCGCCGGCCCGGGCGATGGCGAGGATTTTCGGATCGATGTCAGTGGCCAGGATCTTGAAGTCGTAATCGGCGACGTTCGGCATCAGCGACAGCACGGTCAGCGCGATCGAATAGGGCTCCTGCCCGTCGGAGGAAGCAGCCGACCAGATGCGCACCCTGCCGCCCGATCTCGCCCGCTGCAGAAGCTCCGGCAGAACATGATCGCGCAGATGCTCGAAATGATGGTTTTCGCGGAAGAAGCGAGTGAAATTGGTCGTCAGATGCGAGAGCATTTCGCGGCGCGCCGCAGCCCCCGCCGGCGAAGCGACGAGTTCGCAATATTCCCGGAAGCCGGACAGACCAAGATTGCGGATATGTTTCGACAGACGCGAATAAAC from Rhizobium sp. NLR16a includes:
- a CDS encoding response regulator gives rise to the protein MSIAEKIKVLIVDDQVTSRLLLSDALTQLGFKQITSAGDGEQGMKIMTEQPHHLVISDFNMPKMDGIGFLQAVRTNPNTKKAAFIILTAQGDRALVQKAAQLGANNVLAKPFTIEKMKAAIEAVFGALK
- the cheD gene encoding chemoreceptor glutamine deamidase CheD, which encodes MIIEGAARRVHIIQGEYKVLSDPNAVLSTILGSCVAACLRDPVAGVGGMNHFLLPGSATSPTSGGDATRYGVHLMELLINGLLKQGARRDRLEAKIFGGAKTISTFSNVGEQNAAFAMQFLRDEGIPVVGSSTGGEHGRKLEYWPVSGRARQYPLTGAETQRTVALEQRPAAPQKPAETSIEFF
- the cheB gene encoding chemotaxis response regulator protein-glutamate methylesterase, producing the protein MSAPARVLVVDDSPTMRGLITAVLSSDPEVSVIGQAGDALEAREAIKRLNPDVVTLDIEMPNMNGLDFLEKIMTLRPMPVIMVSTMTHRGAEATLAALEIGAFDCVGKPGPGEPRPFGDLAEKVKAAARTQRQFSQPTAAVAPPPSVADFRVGRKIVAIGSSTGGVEALIAVLQKFPANCPPTVITQHMPPTFTKSFAERLNRLCAPVVQEATDGARLEIGKIYLAPGGERHLQVSGGSAPCCRLVDRAPVNGHRPSVDVLFDSVAELAGRNAVGVILTGMGRDGAAGLLKMRHAGARTLGQNEKTCVVYGMPRVAHELGAVEQQLPLTAIGEEILKLTAARKEGTE
- the cheR gene encoding protein-glutamate O-methyltransferase CheR, which gives rise to MSAMGAKDQRQGADEVLASGEYPLTRRDLTEIAAMIYSDAGIFLNETKASLVYSRLSKHIRNLGLSGFREYCELVASPAGAAARREMLSHLTTNFTRFFRENHHFEHLRDHVLPELLQRARSGGRVRIWSAASSDGQEPYSIALTVLSLMPNVADYDFKILATDIDPKILAIARAGAYDESALETVSPAMRKQWFSEVEVQGRRKFQVDDRVKRLITYNELNLMAQWPFKGKFDVIFCRNVVIYFDEPTQMKIWQRFAGLLPEGGHLYIGHSERVSGEAKHVFDNIGITTYRYTTKGLGRKA